GCGCCTCGCTCATGGCCCGTACCAGCCGACGGCTCCCGCTTCCTCTGATGGGCTCACATGCCTGGTGAAGACCCACGAGCGCGGTGACCAGGCGAGGGCCCCAGCCGGGGACCAGCACCTGAAAGCCGTCGGCCTCCATACCGCGGAAGACGAGGTGGGCCCGGCCTGAGTCGTCGCGCCAGATGACGCGCCTGGGTGAGCCGAACCCACCGTCACCATCGCCCAGGATGGAAAGGACTACGCACAGCAGGCTGACGGGAAGGCCGAACGGCCACCACAGCGCCCACCACACGAGGCGCCCCCGGTAGCCGCGGAGCACGGGGCCCGCCGTCGGCTCCACAGTCCACCGCTCCCGGCCGATCCGAAGGAAACGGCGGCGCCGCAGCGTGATCCGTCCGCCCGGGCGGCACGCCGAACGGGTCCTCGACACGGTAGACGGCGCGGTGCCCGCCGAGGCGCGATCCCAGGGCCTGCTCGGTGATCACGCGGGCGCTCGGGGCCTGGCCATCGGGGACGATGTGGAAGCCCCGTACGGAGCGGCGTCGGTCCAGTGCGGGGGCGTTGGCATCACGGCAGAGTCGGGCGGCTCCGCCGTCCTGCCCCTCCTGACCGCCCTTGACGACGGCTGGTGGGGGACACCGTGGTCAAGCGACGCGAGCGACTCACGTGGAGAGGGTGCGGAGGTGCCCGGGTCAAAGCGGCGTGGCCACGCGGGCGTGGTCAGCCGCCCTCGCACAAGAGCACGGCGCGGCCCGCCGGTGACATCCATGCGAACGAAGGCGTACCGCGCTCATGCGCGGTCCCGTTTCAATGAGTTCGACGGGGTCTGCGCGAGCTGGCATCGTGGATCTCATGAGCTCCGAGCCCGCGCCGCACCCCACACCGGTCCGCCACCGCGACCACGGCACGTGGCTCGTCCGGTTCACCAGCCGGATGCTCGTGGTCTGCCCGGGGTGCGGTGGCCGCGCACTCGTCGTGCCTCTGCCCGGTCTCGCGGCGCCGAAGTACTTCAGCGACCTGCTCTTCCGGCCCCGCCGCCTCGCCTGCGCAGGCTGCGGCGCGGTCGCCGACTGGGCGGCCGAGGAACGGGGCGGCGGTCTGGTCGGTGCGGTGCCCGGAGGCACCGAGGACCCCTTTTTCCGGCGGCCCCTCTGGCTTCAGACGCGCTGTGCGGGGCGCATTCTGTGGGCGTACGACGAGGAGCACGTTGACGCCCTCGCCGCCTACGTGGGCGCCCGGCTGCGGGAGCGTCACGCCTCACCGACGAGGGCGATGTTTGCCCGTCTGCCGGTGTGGATGAAGGCCGCGGAGCGGCGTTCCGAGGTGCTGGCCGGCTTGGCGACTCTCAGGGCCCTCGCCCGACTCTCGGCTCCCGCCGACCGCTCCGACGCAGCCCACGAACGTGGCGACCGCCCGCGCCACCACGGCAGCCGGCTTTTCCGTGGCGGCCCGTACTAACTGATCAGGGCCCGACGCCACGCCCTGCGCTGGGCCGGTCCGGGTCGCCGCACCTTGACGCGATCATCGTGTCAAGATCTCCTTGACGTCTCCCTGTCCCACTGTCACCCCGTCACCCCGGCCCGCCACGTGACACTGCGGGGCTCAGCCGCCGGCGCGGTACGCATCGACCTCCACAGGAGCCGTGTCCCGGGAGCCGGCGAGGTGCTCCAGCTGTTCCAGGCGCTCGCGCGTCTCCCGGTCCAGCGGTACGTACGACACGAGCCGCGGCCCCGTTCCCGGTCCGAGCCACAGGTTGGTGTGCTCCACGTGCAGCAGGCCCACGTGCGCGTTGCGGATGTACTTCGACTTCGAGCTCTGCCCGACCACCTCGTGGCGCGCCCACACCTCCCGGAACTCCGCCGACGCCCCCTCCAGACGCGCCAGGAGCGCATTCCAGGCAGGCTCCGTCAGGTGCTCTGCCATCGCCGCCCGGAACTTCGCCGCCATGAGCCGGTGGGTGGCCGGCAGGTCGACCACGGCCGCCCGGAACTGCGGATCGGTGAAGGCGAGCCACATGCAGTTGCGGTCCTCCGGCCGCATCCCGTCCATGTCCCCGAGCAGCCGCCCGTACGTCGCGTTGTACGCGAGGATGTCGTACCGGCTGTTCTGGACGCACGCCGGAATGGGCCCCAGCTGGTCGAGCAGGGTCCGCACGGCGGGAGTCACGCTGGGGCACACCGTGGGCGGCGCCGGGTCCTGACCGCCGGCCAGCGCGAACAGGTGCGCCCGTTCGCTCACGTCGAGCAGCAGTGCCCGCGCGACCGCGTCCAGCACCTGCCCCGACACCTGGATGGCGCGCGCCTGCTCCAGCCACGTGTACCAGGTCACGCCCACCGACGACAGGTGCGCGACCTCCTCGCGCCGCAGCCCCGGGGTGCGCCGACGCGGCCCGCGCACCAGTCCGACCTGTTCGGGGGTGATCCGCTCTCGACGGCTGCGCAGGAACTCCGCCAGCTCGTGCCGGCGGACGTCGCTTCCATGGGCCACGGTGGTCATACTTCCAGCCTGCCGCACCGCTGATCCTGTTGCCAGGTAGTGCTGGTACCCGGACAAGGACACTCTGGTACCCGTCCGGCGGCGGGGCCACCGTCCAGAGGTGACCGATACCCACGTACGAACCCCCGCCGCGCCGCCCGTTTCCGCGGCCGGGCCCTCCGTCCCTCACCTGAGCGGCGCGGGCCTGTTCACCGTCCTGCTGGGGGCCGCTCTACCCCTGATCGACTTCTTCATCGTCAACGTCGCGCTGCCGTCGATCGAGCACGACCTCTCCGCCGGACCGGCGCTGCTGGAGCTGGTCGTCGGCGGGTACGGCGTCGCCTACGCCGTCCTGCTGGTCCTCGGCGGGCGCGTCGGCGACAGCCTCGGCCGCCGCCGGCTCTTCCTCGTCGGCATGGCCGCCTTCGGAGTCACCTCGCTCGCCTGCGGCCTCGCCCCGAACGCCTGGAGCCTCGTCGCCGCCCGGATCGCCCAGGGCGCGGCCTCCGCGCTCATGCTGCCGCAGGTGCTCGCCACCATCCAGGCCACCACCGAAGGCCCGCGCCGGGCCCGGGCCATGAGTCTGTACGGAGCCACCGCGGGCCTGTCCATGGTCGCCGGGCAGATCCTCGGCGGCGTCCTGGTCGCCGCGGACCTCGCCGGAACCGGCTGGCGCGCGGTGTTCCTGGTCAACGTTCCCGTCGTGCTCCTGGGGCTGGTGCTGGCCGTGCGCACGGTCCCCGACACCCGCGCGGGCCGGCCCGAGGCCGTGGACGTACCGGGCACCCTGCTGCTCGCCCTGTCGCTGGTCTCGCTGCTGCTGCCGCTGACCGAGGGCAGGGCCGCCGGCTGGCCGCTGTGGACCTGGCTCTCACTCGGCGTGTTCCCCGTTGCCGCCGCCGCGTTCTACCTGGTCGAGCGCCGGGCCGACCGCCGGGGCCGCACTCCGCTGGTGCCGCCGAGCCTGCTGAGACTGGAGTCGCTGCGGCGCGGCCTGCTCCTGCTGCTGCCGTTCTCGACCGGCTTCAGCGGCTTCATGTTCGTCCTCGCCGTGGCCCTCCAACAAGGCCTGGGAATGGGCCCGGTGACGGCCGGTCTGACGCTGGTGCCGATGGCCCTGGCCTTCTTCGCGGCCTCCCTGGCCGGGCCGCGCCTGGTCACCCGCTTCGGCAGCCGGGTCGTCACCGTCGGCGGCGTCGTCCAGGCAGCCGGCATCGCCCTCCTGCTGGCCACCCTGCGCTACGGATGGCCGGACCTCGGGCCGGGAGCACTCGCTCCGGGCGTGTTCCTGGCGGGCCTGGGCCAGGGACTCCAACTGCCCGTGCTGATGCGTCTGATGCTGTCGGACGTGCCGGCCGACCGGGCGGGGGTGGGCAGCGGCGTCATGATCACCGCCCAGCAGTCCGCCCTGGCGCTCGGCGTCGCCACACTGGGCAGCCTCTTCCTGGCCCTGGCCCCGACGGCCGGCCTGCGCGAGGCGGTCGGTACCACCTTGCTGGTACAACTCGCCCTGATCGCCCTGACCGTCCTGCTCAGCCTCCGCCT
Above is a genomic segment from Streptomyces sp. NBC_01233 containing:
- a CDS encoding helix-turn-helix transcriptional regulator; protein product: MTTVAHGSDVRRHELAEFLRSRRERITPEQVGLVRGPRRRTPGLRREEVAHLSSVGVTWYTWLEQARAIQVSGQVLDAVARALLLDVSERAHLFALAGGQDPAPPTVCPSVTPAVRTLLDQLGPIPACVQNSRYDILAYNATYGRLLGDMDGMRPEDRNCMWLAFTDPQFRAAVVDLPATHRLMAAKFRAAMAEHLTEPAWNALLARLEGASAEFREVWARHEVVGQSSKSKYIRNAHVGLLHVEHTNLWLGPGTGPRLVSYVPLDRETRERLEQLEHLAGSRDTAPVEVDAYRAGG
- a CDS encoding MFS transporter, which translates into the protein MTDTHVRTPAAPPVSAAGPSVPHLSGAGLFTVLLGAALPLIDFFIVNVALPSIEHDLSAGPALLELVVGGYGVAYAVLLVLGGRVGDSLGRRRLFLVGMAAFGVTSLACGLAPNAWSLVAARIAQGAASALMLPQVLATIQATTEGPRRARAMSLYGATAGLSMVAGQILGGVLVAADLAGTGWRAVFLVNVPVVLLGLVLAVRTVPDTRAGRPEAVDVPGTLLLALSLVSLLLPLTEGRAAGWPLWTWLSLGVFPVAAAAFYLVERRADRRGRTPLVPPSLLRLESLRRGLLLLLPFSTGFSGFMFVLAVALQQGLGMGPVTAGLTLVPMALAFFAASLAGPRLVTRFGSRVVTVGGVVQAAGIALLLATLRYGWPDLGPGALAPGVFLAGLGQGLQLPVLMRLMLSDVPADRAGVGSGVMITAQQSALALGVATLGSLFLALAPTAGLREAVGTTLLVQLALIALTVLLSLRLPRMR